Proteins encoded within one genomic window of Columba livia isolate bColLiv1 breed racing homer chromosome 1, bColLiv1.pat.W.v2, whole genome shotgun sequence:
- the PUS7L gene encoding pseudouridylate synthase PUS7L isoform X1: MALASPAQHGGSVRRERPSHRLPGRCPAPSGAPHGWPGGTEEIALPLFPRAPGGVGAAVSGRAAMLPSLSHLTQHTGFRGTIKNSPSDFVVTEIPVPQHSVSDDQAEPLQKPSEVPPERSSPWLQPPKKSRTEPAGLEGEPDPRTGPEGASPLDSLLGKSTSELLDKFARDLKDAWDLESGGDAGAGGFSLGPVLDKKDRAGLHSAVRQKFPFLVTVTKGKEMIVEGNADYRELRQLVSEKETSAFFKFLDAKLENSTFSFEPDGNKEHRKVVHHFINRKFGKLLETKSFTVTDVNDQPKMSIMVRFREKSWSRKRSADGFQEKQDLYTGFTLQKENLETLEAIGFLAAELGVLPSDFSYTGIKDKKAVTYQPMVVKKVTPERLKEIGSKMEKKGMRIHNIHSTCKHLRLGQLKGNHFDIIVRDLKHHSHDPSADLKQRISEAMESVKTKGFVNYYGPQRFGQGQNVQTDQIGLALLNEKMVKAVKLFFTPEDTDDPVNNAKRYFLQTEDAKGTLMMLPEFKVREKMLLRALNRYGVNHEGCTKGWLNIPHSMRIFYVHAYCSKIWNEAASYRLKIYGTEVVEGDLVLPNENDESVSLNDKVHVVTASEESANKYSINQVVLPMVGHSIKYPSNKVGQWYHERLSKDELQTCKFRVSPLQLNIPGCYRLIVKSVQNLSYFLEGSEKGIENEDNHLNESRVSLHISFDLDPSCYATVCLREIMKCDF; encoded by the exons ATGGCGCTGGCGTCACCGGCACAGCACGGCGGCTCCGTAAGGAGAGAGCGGCCTTCCCATAGGCTGCCCGGGAGATGCCCCGCCCCCTCCGGCGCGCCCCATGGCTGGCCGGGGGGGACGGAGGAGATagctcttcctctctttccccgCGCGCCTGGAGGAGTTG GTGCGGCGGTGTCTGGCCGGGCAGCCATGCTCCCGTCCCTCAGCCACCTGACCCAGCACACCGGCTTCCGCGGCACCATCAAAAACTCACCCAGCGACTTCGTGGTGACAGAAATCCCCGTGCCCCAACACTCGGTTAGCGATGACCAGGCTGAACCGCTTCAGAAACCCAGCGAAGTGCCGCCAGAACGAAGCAGCCCGTGGCTGCAGCCACCCAAAAAATCGAGGACGGAGCCCGCGGGCCTTGAGGGTGAACCTGACCCGAGAACTGGCCCGGAGGGAGCCAGCCCCTTGGATTCCTTGCTGGGCAAATCCACGAGCGAACTGCTTGATAAATTCGCCCGTGACCTGAAGGACGCGTGGGACCTGGAAAGTGGCGGCGATGCTGGCGCGGGGGGGTTCTCGCTGGGGCCTGTGCTGGACAAGAAGGATCGAGCTGGTCTGCACAGCGCTGTCAGGCAGAAATTCCCCTTCCTGGTCACTGTTACGAAAGGCAAGGAAATGATTGTAGAAGGAAACGCTGATTACAGAGAACTTCGTCAGTTAGTGTCTGAAAAGGAGACCAGtgctttctttaaatttttagATGCAAAGCTAGAAAattctacattttcttttgagCCTGATGGGAACAAAGAGCACAGAAAAGTAGTTCACCATTTTATCAACAGAAAATTTGGAAAActtttagaaacaaaatcttTTACTGTGACAGATGTCAATGATCAGCCAAAGATGTCAATAATGGTAAGATTTCGAGAAAAAAGTTGGTCCAGAAAAAGGTCTGCTGATGGTTTCCAGGAAAAACAAGATCTTTATACAg GTTTCAcccttcagaaagaaaatctagAAACACTAGAAGCAATCGGTTTCTTGGCTGCTGAACTTGGTGTTCTTCCTTCAGACTTCAGTTATACTGGCATCAAAGACAAGAAGGCTGTTACTTACCAGCCTATGGTAGTGAAGAAGGTGACTCCTGAAAG GTTGAAAGAAATTGggagcaaaatggaaaaaaagggcaTGAGAATACACAACATACATTCAACATGCAAGCACCTCAGACTTGGTCAGCTGAAGGGAAATCACTTTGATATAATTGTGAGGGATCTCAAACACCACAGTCATGACCCTTCTGCAGATCTGAAACAGAGAATATCTGAAGCAATGGAAAGTGTTAAG ACAAAAGGTTTCGTTAATTACTATGGACCTCAGCGATTTGGACAGGGACAAAATGTTCAGACAGATCAAATAGGATTGGCTTTACTGAAtgaaaaaatg gtgaaAGCAGTGAAATTGTTCTTCACACCTGAAGATACCGATGACCCTGTAAACAATGCAAAAAGATACTTTCTTCAAACTG AAGATGCAAAGGGCACACTCATGATGCTGCCAGAATTTAAAGTGAGAGAGAAGATGTTGCTACGAGCCTTAAATCGCTATGGTGTAAATCATGAAGGCTGTACCAAAGGATGGCTCAATATTCCTCATTCCATGCGCATATTCTATGTCCATGCTTATTGCAGTAAAATTTGGAATGAAGCAGCATCATATCGGCTGAAGATTTATGGTACGGAAGTTGTTGAAGGTGATCTTGTCTTGCCAAATGAAAATGATGAAAGCGTTTCCCTGAATGACAAG gtTCATGTAGTCACTGCTTCAGAAGAGTCAGCCAACAAATACTCTATAAACCAA gttGTTCTTCCAATGGTGGGACACAGTATCAAGTATCCCAGTAATAAAGTTGGGCAGTGGTACCATGAAAGGCTTTCTAAGGATGAGCTGCAGACGTGCAAATTCAGAGTGTCTCCATTACAGCTGAATATACCTGGATGCTACAGACTCATTGTGAAAAGTGTTCAGAATCTGTCATATTTTTTGGAAGGTAGTGAAAAAGGAATTGAGAATGAAGACAACCACTTGAATGAATCAAGAGTCTCTCTTCATATATCATTTGACCTTGATCCTTCATGTTATGCAACAGTCTGTCTGagagaaataatgaaatgtgACTTTTAA
- the IRAK4 gene encoding interleukin-1 receptor-associated kinase 4 isoform X1 — translation MNKPVTTSTYVRCLGYGLVRRLADFIDPQEGWKKLAADITDPSGENRYSQMHIRRFEAFVQMGKSPTCELLYDWGTTNCTVGDLVDLLIRNQFLAPARLLVPEAVRMPQEVTLPLSSQETMPIHEKELPIQEKEVASVKPVLAQSTEKQHSAPSYLSQENSSSQSSNTDFHSFCFHDLETVTNNFDVRPESAGGNKLGEGGFGIVFKGYINGRNVAVKKLIAMVDVSVQDLKQQFDQEIKIMAKCKHENLVELLGFSSDGAQPCLVYEYMPNGSLLDRLACLDGTPPISWNTRCKIVQGTANGINFLHENNHIHRDIKSANILLTDTYMPKISDFGLARASVTFTQTIMTERIVGTAAYMAPEALRGEITPKSDIFSFGVVLLEIITGLPPVDENREPQLLLSIKDEIEDEEATIEDYVDEKMSDWDAPSVHKMYSIAEKCLSEKKNRRPDIKMVQQHLQEIKT, via the exons ATGAACAAGCCCGTAACGACCTCAACGTACGTGCGCTGCCTCGGCTACGGGCTCGTGAGGCGGCTGGCGGACTTCATCGATCCCCAGGAAGGGTGGAAAAAATTAGCAGCCGATATAACTGACCCATCTGGCGAAAACAGATACAGCCAAATGCATATAAG GAGATTTGAGGCATTTGTACAAATGGGAAAGAGCCCCACATGTGAATTGCTTTATGACTGGGGAACAACAAACTGCACTGTTGGTGATCTAGTGGATTTGCTGATTAGGAATCAATTCCTAGCACCAGCACGCCTTTTGGTTCCAG AAGCTGTAAGGATGCCACAAGAAGTTAcattacctctttcttcacaGGAAACCATGCCTATACATGAGAAAGAACTGCCTATACAGGAAAAAGAAGTGGCATCTGTAAAGCCTGTTTTAGCTCAAAGTACTGAGAAGCAACATTCAGCTCCTTCCTACTTAAGTCAAGAAAATAGCAGCTCACAGTCTAGTAACACAG ATTTCCATAGTTTTTGCTTTCATGACTTGGAAACTGTTACAAACAATTTTGATGTGCGACCAGAATCAGCTGGAGGTAATAAACTGGGAGAAGGTGGCTTTGGCATTGTGTTCAAAGGCTACATCAATGGCAGAAATGTGGCTGTCAAGAAGCTCATTGCT ATGGTTGATGTTAGTGTTCAGGACTTGAAACAGCAATTtgatcaagaaataaaaattatggcAAA gTGTAAGCATGAGAATCTAGTAGAATTGCTTGGTTTCTCAAGTGATGGTGCTCAGCCGTGCCTGGTGTATGAATACATGCCCAATGGTTCATTGCTTGACAGACTTGCTTGTCTG GATGGCACTCCACCAATTTCTTGGAATACAAGATGTAAAATTGTTCAAGGTACAGCAAATGGCATCAACTTTTTGCATGAAAATAATCATATTCACAGAGATATCAAAAG TGCAAATATCTTATTAACTGATACATATATGCCCAAAATTTCTGACTTTGGACTTGCAAGAGCATCTGTAACATTCACACAAACAATCATGACTGAAAGAATTGTTGGAACAGCAGCCTATATGGCACCTGAAGCTCTGCGAGGAGAAATAACACCTAAATCTGATATCTTCAGTTTTGGAGTA GTCTTACTGGAAATAATAACGGGTCTTCCTCCAGTAGATGAAAACCGGGAGCCACAGTTACTG TTAAGTATCAAAGATGAAATTGAGGATGAGGAAGCAACTATTGAGGATTATGTTGATGAAAAGATGAGCGACTGGGATGCCCCTTCGGTTCATAAAATGTATTCAATTGCTGAAAAGTGTCtgagtgagaaaaaaaacagaaggccAGATATTAAGATG GTCCAACAGCACCTACAAGAGATAAAAACTTGA
- the PUS7L gene encoding pseudouridylate synthase PUS7L isoform X2, which yields MLPSLSHLTQHTGFRGTIKNSPSDFVVTEIPVPQHSVSDDQAEPLQKPSEVPPERSSPWLQPPKKSRTEPAGLEGEPDPRTGPEGASPLDSLLGKSTSELLDKFARDLKDAWDLESGGDAGAGGFSLGPVLDKKDRAGLHSAVRQKFPFLVTVTKGKEMIVEGNADYRELRQLVSEKETSAFFKFLDAKLENSTFSFEPDGNKEHRKVVHHFINRKFGKLLETKSFTVTDVNDQPKMSIMVRFREKSWSRKRSADGFQEKQDLYTGFTLQKENLETLEAIGFLAAELGVLPSDFSYTGIKDKKAVTYQPMVVKKVTPERLKEIGSKMEKKGMRIHNIHSTCKHLRLGQLKGNHFDIIVRDLKHHSHDPSADLKQRISEAMESVKTKGFVNYYGPQRFGQGQNVQTDQIGLALLNEKMVKAVKLFFTPEDTDDPVNNAKRYFLQTEDAKGTLMMLPEFKVREKMLLRALNRYGVNHEGCTKGWLNIPHSMRIFYVHAYCSKIWNEAASYRLKIYGTEVVEGDLVLPNENDESVSLNDKVHVVTASEESANKYSINQVVLPMVGHSIKYPSNKVGQWYHERLSKDELQTCKFRVSPLQLNIPGCYRLIVKSVQNLSYFLEGSEKGIENEDNHLNESRVSLHISFDLDPSCYATVCLREIMKCDF from the exons ATGCTCCCGTCCCTCAGCCACCTGACCCAGCACACCGGCTTCCGCGGCACCATCAAAAACTCACCCAGCGACTTCGTGGTGACAGAAATCCCCGTGCCCCAACACTCGGTTAGCGATGACCAGGCTGAACCGCTTCAGAAACCCAGCGAAGTGCCGCCAGAACGAAGCAGCCCGTGGCTGCAGCCACCCAAAAAATCGAGGACGGAGCCCGCGGGCCTTGAGGGTGAACCTGACCCGAGAACTGGCCCGGAGGGAGCCAGCCCCTTGGATTCCTTGCTGGGCAAATCCACGAGCGAACTGCTTGATAAATTCGCCCGTGACCTGAAGGACGCGTGGGACCTGGAAAGTGGCGGCGATGCTGGCGCGGGGGGGTTCTCGCTGGGGCCTGTGCTGGACAAGAAGGATCGAGCTGGTCTGCACAGCGCTGTCAGGCAGAAATTCCCCTTCCTGGTCACTGTTACGAAAGGCAAGGAAATGATTGTAGAAGGAAACGCTGATTACAGAGAACTTCGTCAGTTAGTGTCTGAAAAGGAGACCAGtgctttctttaaatttttagATGCAAAGCTAGAAAattctacattttcttttgagCCTGATGGGAACAAAGAGCACAGAAAAGTAGTTCACCATTTTATCAACAGAAAATTTGGAAAActtttagaaacaaaatcttTTACTGTGACAGATGTCAATGATCAGCCAAAGATGTCAATAATGGTAAGATTTCGAGAAAAAAGTTGGTCCAGAAAAAGGTCTGCTGATGGTTTCCAGGAAAAACAAGATCTTTATACAg GTTTCAcccttcagaaagaaaatctagAAACACTAGAAGCAATCGGTTTCTTGGCTGCTGAACTTGGTGTTCTTCCTTCAGACTTCAGTTATACTGGCATCAAAGACAAGAAGGCTGTTACTTACCAGCCTATGGTAGTGAAGAAGGTGACTCCTGAAAG GTTGAAAGAAATTGggagcaaaatggaaaaaaagggcaTGAGAATACACAACATACATTCAACATGCAAGCACCTCAGACTTGGTCAGCTGAAGGGAAATCACTTTGATATAATTGTGAGGGATCTCAAACACCACAGTCATGACCCTTCTGCAGATCTGAAACAGAGAATATCTGAAGCAATGGAAAGTGTTAAG ACAAAAGGTTTCGTTAATTACTATGGACCTCAGCGATTTGGACAGGGACAAAATGTTCAGACAGATCAAATAGGATTGGCTTTACTGAAtgaaaaaatg gtgaaAGCAGTGAAATTGTTCTTCACACCTGAAGATACCGATGACCCTGTAAACAATGCAAAAAGATACTTTCTTCAAACTG AAGATGCAAAGGGCACACTCATGATGCTGCCAGAATTTAAAGTGAGAGAGAAGATGTTGCTACGAGCCTTAAATCGCTATGGTGTAAATCATGAAGGCTGTACCAAAGGATGGCTCAATATTCCTCATTCCATGCGCATATTCTATGTCCATGCTTATTGCAGTAAAATTTGGAATGAAGCAGCATCATATCGGCTGAAGATTTATGGTACGGAAGTTGTTGAAGGTGATCTTGTCTTGCCAAATGAAAATGATGAAAGCGTTTCCCTGAATGACAAG gtTCATGTAGTCACTGCTTCAGAAGAGTCAGCCAACAAATACTCTATAAACCAA gttGTTCTTCCAATGGTGGGACACAGTATCAAGTATCCCAGTAATAAAGTTGGGCAGTGGTACCATGAAAGGCTTTCTAAGGATGAGCTGCAGACGTGCAAATTCAGAGTGTCTCCATTACAGCTGAATATACCTGGATGCTACAGACTCATTGTGAAAAGTGTTCAGAATCTGTCATATTTTTTGGAAGGTAGTGAAAAAGGAATTGAGAATGAAGACAACCACTTGAATGAATCAAGAGTCTCTCTTCATATATCATTTGACCTTGATCCTTCATGTTATGCAACAGTCTGTCTGagagaaataatgaaatgtgACTTTTAA
- the IRAK4 gene encoding interleukin-1 receptor-associated kinase 4 isoform X2, producing MPIHEKELPIQEKEVASVKPVLAQSTEKQHSAPSYLSQENSSSQSSNTDFHSFCFHDLETVTNNFDVRPESAGGNKLGEGGFGIVFKGYINGRNVAVKKLIAMVDVSVQDLKQQFDQEIKIMAKCKHENLVELLGFSSDGAQPCLVYEYMPNGSLLDRLACLDGTPPISWNTRCKIVQGTANGINFLHENNHIHRDIKSANILLTDTYMPKISDFGLARASVTFTQTIMTERIVGTAAYMAPEALRGEITPKSDIFSFGVVLLEIITGLPPVDENREPQLLLSIKDEIEDEEATIEDYVDEKMSDWDAPSVHKMYSIAEKCLSEKKNRRPDIKMVQQHLQEIKT from the exons ATGCCTATACATGAGAAAGAACTGCCTATACAGGAAAAAGAAGTGGCATCTGTAAAGCCTGTTTTAGCTCAAAGTACTGAGAAGCAACATTCAGCTCCTTCCTACTTAAGTCAAGAAAATAGCAGCTCACAGTCTAGTAACACAG ATTTCCATAGTTTTTGCTTTCATGACTTGGAAACTGTTACAAACAATTTTGATGTGCGACCAGAATCAGCTGGAGGTAATAAACTGGGAGAAGGTGGCTTTGGCATTGTGTTCAAAGGCTACATCAATGGCAGAAATGTGGCTGTCAAGAAGCTCATTGCT ATGGTTGATGTTAGTGTTCAGGACTTGAAACAGCAATTtgatcaagaaataaaaattatggcAAA gTGTAAGCATGAGAATCTAGTAGAATTGCTTGGTTTCTCAAGTGATGGTGCTCAGCCGTGCCTGGTGTATGAATACATGCCCAATGGTTCATTGCTTGACAGACTTGCTTGTCTG GATGGCACTCCACCAATTTCTTGGAATACAAGATGTAAAATTGTTCAAGGTACAGCAAATGGCATCAACTTTTTGCATGAAAATAATCATATTCACAGAGATATCAAAAG TGCAAATATCTTATTAACTGATACATATATGCCCAAAATTTCTGACTTTGGACTTGCAAGAGCATCTGTAACATTCACACAAACAATCATGACTGAAAGAATTGTTGGAACAGCAGCCTATATGGCACCTGAAGCTCTGCGAGGAGAAATAACACCTAAATCTGATATCTTCAGTTTTGGAGTA GTCTTACTGGAAATAATAACGGGTCTTCCTCCAGTAGATGAAAACCGGGAGCCACAGTTACTG TTAAGTATCAAAGATGAAATTGAGGATGAGGAAGCAACTATTGAGGATTATGTTGATGAAAAGATGAGCGACTGGGATGCCCCTTCGGTTCATAAAATGTATTCAATTGCTGAAAAGTGTCtgagtgagaaaaaaaacagaaggccAGATATTAAGATG GTCCAACAGCACCTACAAGAGATAAAAACTTGA